Proteins from a single region of Choloepus didactylus isolate mChoDid1 chromosome 10, mChoDid1.pri, whole genome shotgun sequence:
- the LOC119505668 gene encoding cytochrome b-c1 complex subunit 7-like, producing MAGCPAVAASGRWLDDIRKWYYSAAGFNKLGLMRDDTIAENEDTEEAIRRLPENLYNDRVFCTKRALDLNMRQQILPKEQWTEYEEDKFYLEPYVKEVIREREEREEWAKK from the coding sequence ATGGCGGGCTGCCCCGCTGTTGCAGCATCAGGCCGGTGGCTGGATGATATTCGAAAATGGTATTACAGTGCTGCAGGGTTCAATAAACTGGGGTTAATGAGAGATGATACAATAGCTGAGAATGAAGATACAGAAGAAGCCATAAGAAGGCTTCCTGAGAACCTTTATAATGACAGGGTGTTTTGCACTAAGAGAGCACTGGACCTGAACATGAGGCAGCAGATCTTGCCTAAAGAGCAGTGGACAGAATATGAGGAGGATAAATTCTATCTTGAACCATATGTGAAAGAAGTTATTcgggaaagagaagagagagaagaatgggCAAAGAAATAA
- the LOC119505666 gene encoding glycerol-3-phosphate dehydrogenase, mitochondrial-like: MAFQKAVKGTVLVGGGALATVLGLSQFARYRRKQVNLAYVEAAGSLAEPVNREPPSREAQILTLQNTSEFDILVIGGGATGCGCALDAVTRGLKTALVERDDFSSGTSSRSTKLIHGGVRYLQKAILKLDIEQYRLVKEALHERANLLEIAPHLSAPLPIMLPLYKWWQLPYYWVGIKLYDLVAGSNCLKSSYVLSKSRALEHFPMLQKDRLVGAIVYYDGQHNNARMNLAIALTAARYGAATANYMEVVSLLKKADPQTGREHVSGARCKDVLTGQEFDVRAKCVINATGPFTDSVRKMDDKNTPDICQPSAGVHIVMPGYYSPENMGLLDPATSDGRVIFFLPWEKMTIAGTTDTPTDITNHPIPSEEDINFILNEVRNYLSCDVEVRRGDVLAAWSGICPLVTDPKFADTQSISRNHVVDISESGLVTIAGGKWTTYRSMAEDTVNAAVRTHNLNAGPSRTVGLFLQGGKDWSPTLYIRLVQDYGLESEVAQHLASTYGDKAFEVAKMASVTGKRWPIVGVRLVSEFPYIEAEVKYGIKEYACTAVDMISRRTRLAFLNVQAAEEALPRVVELMARELNWSDRKKEEELETAKKFLYYEMGYKSRSEQLTDRSEISLLPSDVDRYKKRFRKFDADQKGFITIVDVQRVLESIGVQMDENTLHEILNEVDLNKNGQVELNEFLQLMSAIQKGRVSGSRLAILMQTVEENLDRRVPIPVDRSCGGL; the protein is encoded by the coding sequence ATGGCATTTCAAAAGGCTGTAAAAGGGACTGTCCTTGTTGGCGGAGGTGCTCTTGCAACTGTTTTAGGCCTCTCTCAGTTTGCTCGTTACAGAAGGAAGCAAGTGAATCTGGCCTATGTTGAAGCAGCAGGGTCCCTCGCAGAACCTGTTAACAGGGAACCACCTTCCAGAGAAGCTCAGATACTGACTTTGCAAAACACGTCTGAATTTGATATCCTTGTTATTGGAGGAGGAGCAACAGGATGTGGCTGTGCACTAGATGCTGTCACCAGAGGACTAAAAACAGCCCTTGTAGAAAGAGATGATTTCTCATCAGGGACCAGCAGTAGAAGCACTAAATTGATCCATGGTGGAGTGAGATATCTTCAGAAGGCTATCTTGAAGTTGGATATTGAGCAGTATAGGTTGGTAAAAGAAGCCCTTCATGAGCGTGCCAACCTACTTGAAATTGCTCCCCATTTATCAGCTCCATTGCCTATAATGCTTCCACTTTACAAATGGTGGCAGTTACCTTACTACTGGGTAGGAATCAAGCTATATGATCTGGTTGCTGGAAGTAATTGCCTGAAAAGCAGTTATGTCCTCAGTAAATCAAGAGCTCTTGAGCATTTCCCAATGCTCCAGAAGGACAGACTTGTAGGAGCGATTGTCTACTATGACGGACAACACAACAATGCACGGATGAACCTCGCCATTGCTCTCACCGCTGCCAGGTATGGGGCTGCCACAGCCAATTACATGGAGGTAGTGAGCTTGCTCAAGAAGGCAGACCCCCAAACAGGGAGAGAGCACGTGAGCGGGGCCCGCTGCAAGGATGTGCTCACAGGGCAGGAATTTGATGTGAGAGCCAAATGTGTTATCAATGCTACCGGACCTTTCACAGACTCGGTGCGCAAAATGGATGACAAGAACACGCCTGATATCTGCCAGCCGAGTGCTGGAGTTCACATTGTGATGCCTGGCTACTACAGCCCAGAGAACATGGGACTTCTTGACCCCGCCACCAGTGATGGAAGAGTTATTTTCTTCTTACCCTGGGAAAAGATGACTATAGCTGGCACTACCGATACCCCAACTGATATTACAAACCATCCAATTCCTTCGGAAGAAGATATCAACTTCATTTTGAATGAAGTGCGTAACTACCTGAGTTGTGATGTTGAAGTGAGAAGAGGGGATGTCCTGGCAGCATGGAGCGGTATTTGCCCCCTTGTTACAGATCCCAAGTTTGCAGATACTCAGTCGATCTCCAGGAATCATGTTGTTGATATCAGCGAGAGTGGCCTTGTCACTATAGCAGGTGGAAAGTGGACAACATACCGATCTATGGCAGAAGATACTGTCAATGCTGCTGTCAGGACTCACAATTTGAATGCAGGACCAAGTAGAACAGTTGGGCTTTTCCTTCAAGGGGGTAAAGATTGGAGCCCCACACTCTACATTCGGCTTGTCCAGGATTATGGTCTTGAAAGTGAGGTGGCACAGCATCTTGCCTCCACCTATGGTGACAAGGCTTTTGAGGTGGCCAAAATGGCAAGTGTGACTGGAAAGCGGTGGCCCATTGTTGGAGTGCGTCTTGTTTCTGAATTTCCATATATTGAGGCTGAGGTAAAATACGGGATTAAGGAGTATGCCTGCACTGCGGTAGATATGATTTCCCGTCGCACTCGCCTGGCCTTTCTAAATGTCCAGGCAGCAGAGGAGGCCCTTCCTAGGGTTGTTGAGCTGATGGCCAGAGAACTGAATTGGAGTGATCGTAAGAAAGAGGAGGAACTTGAAACAGCCAAGAAGTTTCTGTATTATGAAATGGGGTATAAATCTCGATCAGAACAGTTAACAGATCGCTCTGAAATTAGCCTACTGCCTTCAGACGTTGACAGGTACAAGAAGAGATTTCGTAAGTTTGATGCTGACCAAAAAGGTTTTATTACCATAGTTGATGTTCAACGTGTATTAGAGAGTATCGGTGTCCAAATGGATGAAAATACACTGCATGAAATTCTGAATGAAGTAGATTTAAACAAAAATGGACAGGTTGAACTCAATGAATTTTTGCAGCTGATGAGTGCTATTCAAAAAGGAAGGGTGTCTGGAAGCCGGCTTGCTATACTAATGCAAACTGTAGAAGAGAACCTTGACAGAAGAGTTCCGATTCCTGTGGACCGTAGTTGTGGAGGATTGTGA